A region from the Geobacillus vulcani PSS1 genome encodes:
- a CDS encoding outer spore coat protein CotE — MSEYREIITKAVVGKGRKFTQSTHTVTAPNRPSSILGCWIINHRYEAKKCDKTVEIHGHYDINVWYSYNHNTKTEVVTETVSYTDVVKLKYRDKDHLISDDTDVIVRVIQQPNCLECTISPNGNKIVVDVEREFVAEVIGETKVCVAINPEGCGKDDDFCDEDDLDEELEDLSPDLLLGEEE, encoded by the coding sequence ATGTCTGAATACAGAGAAATTATTACGAAAGCCGTTGTCGGCAAAGGCCGCAAGTTTACACAATCGACCCATACGGTGACGGCGCCGAACCGCCCGTCAAGCATTCTCGGCTGCTGGATCATCAACCACCGTTATGAAGCGAAAAAATGCGATAAAACGGTCGAAATTCACGGCCATTATGACATCAACGTCTGGTATTCGTACAACCACAACACCAAAACCGAAGTCGTCACCGAAACGGTGTCGTATACGGACGTTGTCAAATTAAAATATCGCGACAAAGACCATTTAATCAGCGATGACACCGATGTCATCGTCCGCGTCATCCAGCAGCCGAACTGCCTCGAATGCACGATTTCGCCGAACGGCAATAAAATCGTCGTCGACGTTGAGAGGGAGTTTGTCGCCGAAGTGATCGGCGAAACGAAAGTATGCGTTGCGATCAATCCGGAAGGCTGCGGCAAGGACGACGATTTTTGCGACGAGGATGACCTTGATGAAGAATTAGAAGATTTAAGCCCGGATTTGCTGCTTGGAGAAGAAGAATAA
- a CDS encoding RicAFT regulatory complex protein RicA family protein: MAKYTRDDVLAQAKQLAKMIAETEEVDFFKRAEEKIHQNEKVRALINELKSLQKQAVNLQHYGKHEALKRVEAKIDAIYEELSQIPIVSEFQQSQADVNDLLQLVASTISNTVTDEILASTGGDVLRGETGAALRYSKHGGCH; encoded by the coding sequence ATGGCAAAATATACGCGGGATGATGTATTGGCCCAGGCGAAGCAGTTGGCGAAAATGATTGCGGAAACGGAAGAAGTCGACTTTTTCAAACGGGCCGAAGAAAAAATCCATCAAAACGAAAAAGTGCGCGCGTTGATCAACGAATTAAAATCGCTGCAAAAACAGGCTGTCAATTTGCAGCATTACGGAAAACATGAAGCGCTGAAACGGGTTGAGGCCAAAATTGACGCCATTTACGAAGAGTTGTCGCAAATCCCGATCGTCAGCGAATTCCAGCAGTCCCAAGCAGATGTGAACGACCTGCTTCAGCTCGTCGCCTCGACGATTTCGAATACGGTGACCGATGAAATTCTCGCTTCGACGGGCGGCGACGTGCTGCGCGGCGAAACCGGGGCAGCGCTTCGGTACAGCAAACACGGCGGCTGCCATTAA
- the miaB gene encoding tRNA (N6-isopentenyl adenosine(37)-C2)-methylthiotransferase MiaB, with translation MNEKQRLEQTGQIKTESHPADRKSALDRLKEKTTKDYEKYFTRVFLPPNLKEAKKRGKEEVNYVKDFAIPDEFRGMGRGRKFYIRTYGCQMNEHDTEVMAGIFMALGYEPTDRPEDANVILLNTCAIRENAENKVFGELGYLKPLKTTNPDLLLGVCGCMSQEESVVKKILKQYQYVDLIFGTHNIHRLPYILHEAYMSKEMVVEVWSKEGDVVENLPKARKGKIKAWVNIMYGCDKFCTYCIVPYTRGKERSRRPEDIIQEVRQLAAQGYKEITLLGQNVNAYGKDFTDIQYGLGDLMDELRKIDIARIRFTTSHPRDFDDRLIEVLAKRGNLVEHIHLPVQSGSTEILKMMGRKYTREEYLELVRKIKAAIPDVALTTDIIVGFPNETDEQFEETLSLYREVEFDSAYTFIYSPREGTPAANMKDNVPMEVKKERLKRLNDLVQEIAAKKMKQYEGQVVEVLVEGESKTNPDVLAGYTRKNKLVHFVGPKSLIGQLVNVRITQAKTWTLTGELVNEAIEVNEHGKIYAG, from the coding sequence ATGAACGAAAAACAACGTTTGGAGCAAACGGGACAAATCAAAACGGAAAGCCATCCAGCGGACAGAAAATCCGCCTTGGACCGGCTGAAAGAAAAAACGACGAAAGATTATGAGAAGTATTTCACGAGGGTGTTTCTTCCGCCGAATTTAAAAGAGGCGAAGAAACGCGGCAAAGAAGAAGTCAACTATGTAAAAGACTTCGCGATTCCGGACGAGTTCCGCGGCATGGGGCGCGGGCGGAAGTTTTACATTCGCACGTACGGCTGTCAAATGAACGAGCATGATACAGAAGTGATGGCCGGCATTTTCATGGCGCTCGGCTATGAGCCGACCGACAGGCCAGAAGACGCAAACGTCATTTTGCTCAACACGTGTGCGATCCGTGAAAACGCGGAAAACAAAGTGTTTGGCGAGCTCGGCTACTTAAAGCCGCTCAAAACGACGAATCCAGACTTGTTGCTCGGCGTGTGCGGCTGTATGTCGCAAGAAGAATCGGTCGTTAAGAAAATTTTAAAGCAATACCAATATGTCGATCTCATTTTCGGCACGCACAACATCCATCGCTTGCCGTACATTTTGCATGAAGCGTACATGTCGAAAGAAATGGTCGTTGAAGTATGGTCGAAAGAAGGCGACGTCGTTGAAAACTTGCCGAAGGCGCGCAAAGGGAAGATTAAAGCGTGGGTCAACATCATGTACGGTTGCGACAAGTTTTGCACGTACTGCATCGTCCCGTATACGCGCGGCAAGGAGCGGAGCCGCCGCCCGGAAGACATCATCCAAGAAGTGCGCCAGCTCGCTGCCCAAGGCTACAAAGAAATTACGCTGCTCGGGCAAAACGTCAACGCTTACGGGAAAGATTTCACCGACATCCAGTACGGCCTTGGTGATTTAATGGATGAGCTGCGCAAAATCGATATTGCGCGCATTCGTTTCACAACGAGCCATCCGCGCGACTTTGACGATCGGCTCATCGAAGTGCTCGCCAAACGCGGCAACTTGGTTGAGCATATTCATTTGCCGGTGCAATCGGGCAGCACGGAAATTTTGAAAATGATGGGACGCAAGTATACGCGCGAGGAGTATTTGGAGCTCGTCCGCAAAATCAAAGCCGCCATTCCGGATGTCGCGTTGACGACGGATATTATCGTCGGCTTCCCGAACGAGACAGATGAGCAGTTTGAAGAAACGCTGTCGCTTTACCGCGAAGTGGAGTTTGACTCGGCCTACACGTTCATTTATTCACCGCGCGAAGGCACGCCGGCGGCGAACATGAAGGATAACGTGCCGATGGAAGTGAAAAAAGAACGGCTCAAGCGGCTGAACGACCTTGTACAAGAAATCGCGGCCAAGAAAATGAAGCAATACGAAGGGCAAGTCGTCGAAGTGCTTGTGGAAGGCGAAAGCAAAACGAATCCGGATGTATTGGCGGGTTATACGCGCAAAAACAAGCTCGTCCACTTCGTCGGCCCCAAATCGCTCATTGGCCAATTGGTCAACGTGCGCATTACGCAGGCGAAGACGTGGACGCTGACAGGCGAACTTGTGAATGAAGCGATCGAGGTGAACGAACATGGCAAAATATACGCGGGATGA
- a CDS encoding 2-oxoacid:ferredoxin oxidoreductase subunit beta: MATFKDFRNDVKPNWCPGCGDFSVQAAIQRAAANLGLEPHELAVISGIGCSGRISGYIHSYGFHGTHGRVLPLAQGVKMANRDLTVIAAGGDGDGFAIGMGHTVHAIRRNIDITYIVMDNQIYGLTKGQTSPRSAAGFQTKSTPHGSIEPALSPLEIALSAGATFIAQGFSSDLKELTSLIEEGVKHKGFAFINVFSPCVTYNKVNTYEWFKERLVKVSDIEGYDPSDREMAMQTVMKYDGLVTGIIYQNKEQKSYQELVPGYSEAPLAEAELKISKEKFAELMAEFM; this comes from the coding sequence ATGGCCACCTTTAAAGATTTCCGCAATGATGTGAAGCCAAACTGGTGTCCGGGCTGCGGCGACTTTTCCGTGCAAGCGGCCATCCAGCGCGCGGCTGCCAATCTCGGGTTGGAGCCGCACGAGCTGGCGGTCATTTCCGGAATCGGCTGCTCAGGCCGCATTTCCGGCTACATTCACTCTTACGGCTTCCATGGCACGCACGGCCGCGTTCTGCCGCTGGCGCAAGGAGTGAAAATGGCAAACCGCGATTTGACGGTCATCGCCGCCGGCGGGGATGGCGACGGGTTTGCCATCGGCATGGGGCACACGGTTCATGCCATTCGCCGCAACATCGACATCACATACATTGTCATGGACAACCAAATTTACGGGCTGACGAAAGGACAAACATCGCCGCGCAGCGCTGCCGGTTTCCAAACAAAAAGCACGCCGCACGGATCGATCGAGCCGGCATTGTCGCCGCTCGAGATCGCGTTAAGCGCCGGAGCGACGTTTATCGCCCAAGGCTTCTCAAGCGATTTGAAAGAATTAACGAGCTTGATTGAAGAAGGCGTCAAGCATAAAGGATTTGCGTTCATCAACGTCTTCAGCCCGTGCGTGACGTACAACAAAGTGAATACGTACGAGTGGTTCAAAGAGCGGCTCGTCAAGGTCAGCGACATCGAAGGATACGACCCGTCCGATAGGGAGATGGCGATGCAGACGGTCATGAAATACGATGGGCTCGTCACCGGGATCATTTATCAAAACAAAGAACAAAAGTCGTATCAAGAGCTTGTGCCGGGCTACAGCGAAGCACCGCTTGCTGAGGCGGAGCTGAAAATAAGCAAAGAAAAGTTCGCTGAACTTATGGCGGAGTTTATGTAA
- a CDS encoding 2-oxoacid:acceptor oxidoreductase subunit alpha yields the protein MIEQLSWKVGGQQGEGIESTGEIFSTALNRLGYYLYGYRHFSSRIKGGHTNNKIRVSTKPVRAVADDLDILVAFDQETIDFNFHELRDGGIVIADAKFHPLIPEGKGVALYAVPFTDIATQLGNPLMKNMVAIGATSAVLDLDAAVFESVVVDTFGRKGAQVVEKNMEAIRAGAQYMKEQLDGSTKTMKLAKADGKRRMFMIGNDAIALGAIAGGARFMAAYPITPASEIMEYLIKKLPDFGGAVIQTEDEIAACTMAIGANYAGVRAFTASAGPGLSLMAEAIGLAGMTETPLVVVDTQRGGPSTGLPTKQEQSDLLAMIYGTHGEIPKIVMAPSTVEEAFYDMAEAFNLAEEYQCPVIFLSDLQLSLGKQTVEPLDYDRIEIRRGKLVNGELPPLPDKDNFKRYELTPDGVSPRVLPGTKYGIHHVTGVEHAETGRPSETAANRRAQMEKRMRKLEHIHFPTPVHKQLRHEEPDLLLVGFLSTRGAIEEAMERLEQDGVKVNHAHIRLLHPFPVDDVRPLVEKAKRVVVVEQNATGQLASLLKMNVGHADKMASVLKFDGNPFLPGDVYTKCKELLAQWPPLKISAMM from the coding sequence ATGATCGAACAGCTGTCATGGAAGGTAGGCGGCCAGCAAGGGGAAGGAATTGAAAGTACAGGGGAAATTTTTTCCACAGCGCTGAACCGTCTCGGATATTACTTATATGGATACCGCCATTTTTCTTCACGCATCAAAGGGGGTCATACGAACAACAAAATTCGCGTCAGCACGAAACCAGTGCGGGCGGTCGCTGATGATTTGGACATCTTGGTGGCGTTCGACCAAGAGACAATCGACTTCAACTTCCACGAGCTGCGTGACGGCGGCATCGTCATTGCGGACGCCAAATTCCATCCGTTGATTCCGGAAGGAAAAGGAGTGGCGCTTTACGCCGTCCCGTTCACCGATATCGCCACACAGCTTGGCAATCCGCTGATGAAAAACATGGTTGCCATCGGTGCGACGAGCGCGGTGCTCGATTTGGACGCTGCTGTGTTCGAAAGCGTTGTTGTGGATACATTCGGGCGCAAAGGGGCGCAAGTCGTTGAGAAAAACATGGAAGCGATTCGCGCTGGAGCGCAATATATGAAAGAGCAGCTTGATGGATCGACGAAAACGATGAAACTAGCCAAAGCCGACGGCAAACGGCGAATGTTCATGATCGGCAACGACGCCATCGCCTTGGGCGCCATTGCCGGCGGGGCGCGTTTTATGGCTGCCTATCCGATCACCCCGGCTTCGGAAATTATGGAATATTTAATTAAAAAGCTGCCCGATTTTGGGGGCGCGGTCATCCAGACAGAAGATGAAATCGCAGCCTGTACGATGGCGATCGGCGCCAACTATGCGGGTGTGCGGGCGTTCACCGCTTCCGCCGGACCGGGGTTGTCGCTTATGGCCGAAGCGATTGGACTAGCTGGGATGACGGAAACACCGCTTGTGGTGGTTGACACGCAACGAGGCGGTCCAAGCACCGGCTTGCCGACAAAGCAAGAGCAGTCCGATTTGCTCGCGATGATCTATGGCACACACGGGGAAATTCCCAAAATTGTCATGGCGCCAAGCACGGTCGAAGAAGCGTTTTACGATATGGCGGAAGCGTTCAACTTAGCTGAGGAATACCAATGCCCGGTCATTTTTCTGTCGGATTTGCAGCTGTCGCTCGGGAAGCAGACGGTCGAACCGCTTGATTACGATCGAATTGAGATCCGCCGCGGCAAACTGGTGAACGGAGAACTGCCGCCGCTTCCAGACAAAGACAATTTCAAACGGTATGAACTGACGCCGGACGGCGTTTCGCCGCGGGTGCTGCCGGGGACGAAATACGGCATCCACCATGTCACCGGGGTCGAACATGCCGAAACAGGCCGCCCGTCAGAGACGGCGGCGAACCGCCGGGCGCAAATGGAAAAACGGATGCGCAAACTTGAGCACATTCATTTCCCGACGCCGGTCCACAAACAACTCCGCCACGAGGAACCGGATTTGCTCCTTGTTGGCTTTTTATCGACGCGCGGAGCGATTGAAGAAGCGATGGAGCGGCTCGAGCAAGACGGCGTCAAAGTCAACCATGCGCATATCCGCCTGCTTCATCCGTTCCCGGTTGACGACGTGCGGCCGCTTGTCGAAAAAGCAAAGCGGGTCGTCGTCGTCGAGCAAAACGCGACCGGACAATTGGCCAGCTTGTTGAAAATGAACGTTGGGCATGCCGATAAAATGGCCAGCGTCTTAAAATTCGACGGCAATCCGTTCTTGCCGGGCGACGTCTATACTAAATGCAAGGAGTTGTTAGCGCAATGGCCACCTTTAAAGATTTCCGCAATGATGTGA
- a CDS encoding dipeptidase: MIFDAHCDVLMKLWLDRSLSFYDGASLHVTLSGMAEAGVKVQCFAIYIPETVPEEARFTVALEMVDIFFARVIEEFPSMKFVRTKHDIASLKEGEIGAMLTLEGCDAIGSNLVKLKTLLRLGVASVGLTWNFPNAVADGAWEKRGAGLTAFGRQVVALLNEAKRWVDVSHLSEKAFWDVIEMARFPIASHSNVHRLCPHPRNLTDEQVKALIEKDGMIGINFVPYFLTAKKNEAMIADVLRHLDHICALGGENNVGFGSDFDGITETVAGLGTVREYARLVNELYKHYSAEQVSRFLFGNFYAHLPE; the protein is encoded by the coding sequence ATGATCTTCGATGCCCATTGCGATGTGTTGATGAAGTTATGGCTAGATCGGTCCCTGTCGTTTTACGACGGAGCTTCACTTCACGTCACCCTTTCTGGGATGGCGGAAGCAGGGGTGAAAGTGCAATGCTTTGCCATCTACATACCAGAAACGGTGCCCGAGGAAGCGCGGTTCACGGTGGCGCTCGAGATGGTGGATATCTTCTTTGCCCGTGTGATCGAGGAGTTTCCGTCCATGAAGTTCGTGCGGACCAAACATGATATCGCGTCCCTGAAAGAAGGGGAGATCGGTGCTATGTTGACGCTTGAAGGATGTGACGCGATCGGCTCGAACCTTGTCAAGCTGAAGACGCTCCTTCGGCTTGGCGTCGCTTCCGTCGGGTTGACGTGGAACTTCCCAAACGCTGTCGCTGACGGGGCGTGGGAGAAGCGCGGCGCCGGGCTGACGGCGTTTGGCCGGCAAGTCGTTGCACTTCTTAATGAAGCAAAACGATGGGTCGATGTGTCCCATTTATCGGAGAAAGCGTTTTGGGATGTCATCGAGATGGCTCGGTTCCCCATCGCTTCTCATTCCAACGTACATCGTTTATGCCCACATCCACGCAACCTAACCGACGAGCAAGTCAAAGCGTTGATCGAAAAAGATGGCATGATCGGCATTAATTTCGTTCCATATTTTTTGACGGCGAAGAAAAACGAGGCGATGATCGCTGATGTCCTTCGCCATCTCGACCATATATGCGCGCTCGGGGGGGAAAACAATGTTGGGTTTGGTTCCGACTTCGATGGCATCACGGAGACGGTCGCCGGCCTTGGAACGGTAAGGGAATATGCGCGGCTTGTCAACGAGTTGTACAAGCATTACTCCGCCGAGCAAGTATCCCGCTTTTTATTTGGCAACTTCTACGCCCATTTGCCGGAGTGA
- the spoVS gene encoding stage V sporulation protein SpoVS — MEILKVSAKSNPNSVAGALAGVLRERGAAEIQAIGAGALNQAVKAVAIARGFVAPSGMDLICIPAFTDIIIDGEERTAIKLIVEPR, encoded by the coding sequence ATGGAAATATTAAAAGTTTCAGCAAAATCGAATCCGAACTCTGTAGCTGGTGCCCTGGCCGGTGTGTTGCGCGAGCGCGGCGCAGCGGAAATTCAAGCGATCGGCGCAGGTGCATTGAACCAAGCCGTTAAAGCAGTAGCGATCGCACGAGGGTTTGTGGCACCGAGCGGCATGGACTTGATTTGCATTCCGGCGTTTACGGATATTATCATCGATGGGGAAGAGCGGACAGCGATCAAATTGATTGTCGAACCTCGTTAA
- a CDS encoding TIGR00282 family metallophosphoesterase, which yields MRILFIGDVVGSPGQKMVEHYLPKLKEKHRPDVVVINGENAAGGKGITEPIYRALLAWGAHVITLGNHAWDKRDIFEFIDQAKALIRPANYPPGTPGKGIVFVPTEHGEAAIINLQGRAFLPAIDCPFQKADELIAAASARTPVIIVDFHAEATSEKQAMGWYLDGRVSAVIGTHTHVQTADNRILPRGTAYITDVGMTGPYDGILGVDREAVLRKFLTGLPVRFGVKEGRSQLNAVFVDIDEKSGRALRIERLIINDDHPYFE from the coding sequence ATGAGAATTTTATTTATCGGCGACGTCGTCGGTTCGCCGGGGCAAAAAATGGTGGAGCACTATTTGCCAAAGCTGAAGGAAAAGCATCGGCCGGACGTCGTTGTGATCAACGGCGAAAATGCCGCCGGCGGGAAAGGAATCACCGAACCGATTTACCGGGCGCTTCTCGCTTGGGGGGCTCATGTCATCACGTTGGGCAATCACGCATGGGACAAACGCGATATTTTTGAGTTTATCGATCAGGCGAAGGCGCTGATCCGCCCGGCGAATTACCCGCCGGGCACGCCGGGAAAAGGCATCGTCTTTGTGCCGACCGAGCATGGCGAAGCGGCGATCATCAATTTGCAAGGGAGGGCGTTTTTGCCGGCGATTGACTGCCCGTTTCAAAAGGCGGACGAGCTGATCGCCGCCGCCTCCGCGCGCACGCCGGTCATCATCGTCGATTTCCACGCCGAGGCGACGAGCGAAAAACAGGCAATGGGCTGGTACTTAGACGGCCGCGTGTCCGCGGTCATCGGCACGCATACACACGTTCAAACGGCTGATAACCGCATTTTGCCAAGAGGGACGGCGTACATTACCGACGTTGGCATGACCGGTCCATACGACGGTATTTTGGGCGTCGATCGAGAGGCGGTGCTGCGCAAATTTTTAACCGGGCTGCCGGTTCGTTTCGGCGTCAAGGAAGGAAGAAGCCAATTGAACGCCGTCTTTGTTGATATAGACGAAAAAAGCGGACGGGCGTTGCGCATTGAACGGTTGATCATTAACGATGACCACCCTTATTTTGAATAG
- the rny gene encoding ribonuclease Y, which yields MGSIIISALLALVIGAVVGFFVRKSIAEAKIGGAKAAAEQLIEEAKREADALKKEALLEAKDEIHKLRTEAERDIRDRRSELQKQENRLMQKEENLDRKDEALNKREALLEAKEEALNERQQHIEQMESKVEALVKQQQAELERISGLTRDDARQLILERVEKELSHEIAMMIKEAETRAKEEADKRAKAILSLAIQRCAADHVAETTVSVVNLPNDEMKGRIIGREGRNIRTLETLTGIDLIIDDTPEAVILSGFDPIRRETARIALDKLVQDGRIHPARIEEMVEKARREVDEHIREVGEQTTFEVGVHGLHPDLIKILGRLKFRTSYGQNVLKHSVEVAFLAGLMAAELGEDEMLARRAGLLHDIGKAIDHEVEGSHVEIGVELATKYKEHPVVINSIASHHGDTEPTSVIAVLVAAADALSAARPGARSETLENYIRRLEKLEEIAESYEGVEKSYAIQAGREVRIMVKPDMIDDLEAHRLARDIRKRIEEELDYPGHIKVTVIRETRAVEYAK from the coding sequence ATGGGTTCGATCATCATCTCCGCTTTGCTTGCCTTAGTCATTGGTGCCGTTGTTGGCTTTTTTGTTCGCAAATCGATTGCCGAAGCGAAAATCGGCGGGGCGAAAGCCGCTGCCGAACAGCTGATTGAGGAGGCGAAACGCGAGGCGGACGCCTTGAAAAAAGAGGCGCTTCTCGAAGCGAAAGACGAGATTCATAAACTGCGTACGGAGGCGGAGCGTGATATCCGCGACCGGAGAAGCGAACTCCAAAAACAAGAAAACCGCCTGATGCAAAAGGAGGAAAATCTCGACCGCAAAGATGAAGCGCTCAACAAACGTGAGGCGTTGCTTGAGGCAAAGGAAGAAGCGTTGAACGAAAGACAACAGCATATTGAACAAATGGAAAGCAAAGTGGAAGCGCTCGTCAAACAACAACAAGCCGAACTGGAACGCATTTCCGGCCTGACGCGCGACGATGCCCGCCAGCTCATTTTAGAGCGCGTGGAGAAAGAACTGTCGCATGAGATTGCGATGATGATCAAAGAGGCGGAAACGCGGGCGAAAGAGGAGGCAGACAAACGGGCGAAGGCGATTTTGTCGCTTGCTATCCAACGTTGCGCTGCCGATCATGTCGCCGAAACGACTGTTTCCGTCGTCAATTTGCCAAACGACGAAATGAAAGGGCGGATCATCGGGCGCGAAGGGCGGAACATTCGCACGCTCGAGACGTTGACCGGCATCGATTTGATCATCGACGATACGCCGGAAGCGGTCATTTTGTCCGGATTTGACCCGATTCGCCGTGAGACGGCGCGCATCGCGCTCGATAAGCTTGTGCAAGATGGCCGCATCCATCCAGCGCGCATTGAGGAAATGGTCGAAAAGGCGCGTCGCGAAGTGGATGAGCATATCCGCGAAGTCGGCGAACAGACGACGTTTGAAGTCGGTGTTCACGGCTTGCATCCGGATTTGATCAAAATTTTAGGGCGGCTCAAATTCCGAACGAGCTACGGACAAAACGTCTTAAAACATTCGGTGGAAGTGGCGTTTTTAGCCGGACTAATGGCGGCCGAGCTTGGGGAGGACGAAATGCTGGCGCGCCGGGCCGGCTTGCTTCATGACATCGGCAAGGCGATCGACCACGAAGTGGAAGGGAGCCATGTGGAAATCGGCGTTGAGCTGGCGACGAAGTATAAAGAACATCCAGTCGTCATCAACAGCATCGCCTCCCATCATGGCGATACGGAACCGACGTCGGTCATCGCTGTGCTCGTCGCGGCGGCCGATGCGCTGTCGGCGGCGCGGCCGGGAGCGCGCAGCGAAACGCTGGAAAACTATATCCGTCGTCTAGAGAAGCTTGAAGAAATTGCCGAATCGTACGAAGGTGTTGAAAAATCGTACGCCATTCAAGCGGGGCGTGAAGTGCGCATTATGGTCAAACCGGATATGATCGACGATTTGGAAGCGCACCGGCTGGCGCGTGATATCCGCAAACGGATCGAAGAAGAGCTTGATTACCCGGGCCATATTAAAGTGACGGTCATCCGTGAAACGCGGGCCGTTGAATACGCGAAATAA
- the ltrA gene encoding group II intron reverse transcriptase/maturase, giving the protein MYAITKECLNKGDIPRFKGLIEIASSDVVIVSAIHKIKSNRGSKTAGTDEQTINDILTRNYDEVINFVKRNFKRYKPKPIKRVFIPKPGKKEKRPLGIPTIADRIIQECVRMTIEPILEAQFFQHSYGFRPYRDPKHAIERCVHICNRIGYNWVIEGDIKGFFDHVDHTILIKQLWHMGIRDRRMLMIIKSMLKAGVMKETKVNEMGTPQGGIISPLLTNVYLHKLDQWIIREWEEKKMRNGTTSRTAKFKSLRDHSTITKPEFYVRYADDWVLFTDSKENAERWKSRIKKYLKENLKLELSDDKTLITNIKKKPMKFLGFKIRMLPHGKGGKYIGYASADKDKIRRKVEQLKKDLRRLKFCPDQEWLITDINLINSKIRGIINYYSSAPSINMDVREFRESLKYTSYKAIKKYGAEWIPANQCYNLAPLYPDRTEQVPAVKIKEKWLGIMSIGFATWIKTSQKNQKETPYTAEGRRIRLQNTGKKPLTVRAQWLLDSGYLNLIQGVKSSQLYNFEFFMNRCYAFNRDKGKCKICGDILQPFNTRTHHINNKLPLNEINKVSNLASVCDECHTLIHKKEIDQTDTSHLKACAIKKLEKYRKHIYGQSLGHD; this is encoded by the coding sequence ATGTATGCAATCACGAAGGAATGCTTAAACAAAGGGGACATTCCGCGATTCAAAGGGTTAATCGAAATAGCGAGTAGTGATGTCGTTATCGTCTCTGCGATCCACAAGATCAAATCTAACCGAGGAAGCAAAACCGCAGGGACAGACGAACAAACCATTAACGACATACTAACGCGAAACTATGATGAAGTAATAAACTTCGTCAAAAGAAACTTCAAGAGGTACAAACCTAAACCAATCAAAAGGGTGTTTATCCCAAAACCCGGAAAGAAGGAAAAGAGACCCCTAGGCATTCCAACAATTGCAGACCGAATCATCCAAGAATGCGTGAGGATGACAATCGAGCCAATTCTTGAAGCACAATTCTTTCAACACTCCTATGGGTTTAGACCATACAGAGATCCGAAACACGCAATTGAAAGATGCGTGCACATATGCAACCGCATAGGGTACAACTGGGTAATAGAGGGGGATATCAAAGGTTTCTTTGACCATGTAGATCATACCATCCTGATCAAGCAACTTTGGCACATGGGCATACGAGACAGACGTATGCTTATGATTATCAAATCAATGTTAAAGGCAGGGGTCATGAAGGAAACCAAAGTAAACGAAATGGGCACACCACAAGGTGGGATAATCTCCCCTCTGCTAACAAATGTGTATCTTCATAAACTCGATCAATGGATAATCAGAGAATGGGAAGAAAAGAAGATGCGAAATGGAACCACCAGTCGCACAGCTAAATTCAAGTCGCTTAGAGACCACTCAACTATAACTAAACCCGAGTTTTATGTAAGATACGCAGACGACTGGGTGCTATTCACTGATAGTAAGGAAAATGCGGAGAGATGGAAATCCCGCATCAAGAAATACCTGAAAGAAAACCTAAAACTCGAATTATCGGATGATAAAACCCTTATAACTAACATCAAAAAGAAACCAATGAAGTTTTTGGGTTTCAAGATCAGGATGTTACCTCATGGCAAGGGCGGTAAATACATCGGATATGCGAGTGCAGACAAGGACAAAATCAGAAGGAAGGTCGAGCAACTTAAGAAAGACCTTCGAAGATTAAAATTCTGCCCCGACCAAGAGTGGCTGATCACTGATATCAATCTGATAAACAGTAAAATCAGAGGAATCATCAATTATTACTCTAGCGCTCCTAGTATTAACATGGATGTGAGGGAATTCAGAGAATCCCTCAAATACACATCCTACAAAGCAATAAAGAAATACGGGGCAGAATGGATACCGGCTAACCAGTGCTACAACCTAGCACCACTGTACCCGGACAGAACAGAACAAGTACCTGCGGTAAAAATAAAAGAGAAATGGCTCGGTATAATGAGCATCGGATTCGCAACTTGGATCAAAACTAGCCAAAAGAATCAAAAGGAAACTCCCTATACAGCGGAGGGTAGGAGGATAAGACTCCAAAACACAGGTAAAAAACCACTGACTGTAAGAGCACAATGGCTCCTAGACAGTGGGTACCTCAACCTGATACAAGGAGTCAAATCCAGTCAATTATACAACTTCGAGTTCTTCATGAACCGATGCTACGCCTTCAATAGGGATAAAGGGAAGTGCAAAATATGTGGTGACATACTACAACCTTTCAACACAAGAACACACCACATAAACAACAAGCTTCCACTAAACGAAATAAACAAGGTAAGTAACCTTGCATCGGTCTGCGACGAATGCCATACACTTATCCATAAGAAAGAAATTGATCAAACAGACACTAGTCACTTGAAGGCTTGTGCAATCAAGAAACTCGAGAAGTACAGGAAACATATATACGGGCAGAGTCTTGGGCATGATTAG